The following are encoded together in the Drosophila takahashii strain IR98-3 E-12201 chromosome X, DtakHiC1v2, whole genome shotgun sequence genome:
- the mei-218 gene encoding uncharacterized protein mei-218: MPSRKSNLENKARRRRNPVQLNDFLRGDDEQFQATTSSTNESQNANKSSLGTIPSLEPLESDVTPVITPTPPGEDASKPPVNVWHSTGENRQSDGHYNVNTEEYPDLGKRLKRAKQATPPLPNLEDLGSRFRGRREPPVLANFLPEAVRPPSPTASVDKQQSVAKWLGSVRPGDNQKITLLRKDSAQRDQRNQEENKVLPGQQNKPGQSADKASVSPSKEQQKTAGNPFRQQQKTQGKSAGNTGKPPGKRLQEQQMTPVSPAKQSRKSPGEKSPVKSSQHQRSPVKQQEQPKQPKSPAKTAQKESQSSMPVERVPVPKEDNDEDVVPPSPNCQSDRRFPRPNNSNQRLQSSPEERQLAKRSLLNSNAEEFRPREQRESGGESNEPPELLEQQSDAQVFRRKPRLSRRRRLQRYLRSLNADGAALPSRTSSVGLLPTPVMPSNCYYSAPPVAPPPPPPPPPPPPPPPAVPICSIQAHMPPETIKVNPGCNPPPPFIYYNPQSGNIYNHPAPSQIPIEIQSIQAAQSVFRLASLPCTGVGTPSTDLSTDWSPSQLLLPSSISGPSQCQLSHTLSSPALLEQHSQEQSSFRQDEDLLYSRPLLDLDREDTLSEEQESESQDSQESQEHSLVDAPDAAIVVDEPTERHKLFRAPNQEHPKPDLNCVPLSIKKLHHLISSQYSDYSFVYALCAQLSQECVPMDCYVYLKMVLLASIVSIETEEVRPPISLCIIATDGLMAQRLMSHVGQLAPRFLGAHDYGLQPTFSALPTRFNWVVASPLLLAQQGVYYAGDWTRLAREQGAQLEKCLENGAVPVPQLQIDQPLEAAVWTHWQPDNSSNQTQVLAKLCPIFGLPIYMGDQVSDSLWNFLINQHTAEGQNMPNDGLNIPDEDMRMLIHLLHQRKIIFSDKAQHMLQKYYVISRKERPTVFSSKTYIVMKQFAESFAKLALRLEVLESDVCVAIFHCEHFVQRIFGAKDQLAPPAVVTFSVISRIDPYMNEFARWLLQYLDRYEDEELGLQAAKRRRTDSWGMP, encoded by the exons ATGCCATCTAGGAAGAGCAATCTAGAGAACAAGGCCCGTCGCCGTCGCAATCCCGTGCAGCTCAACGATTTCCTGCGCGGCGATGACGAGCAGTTCCAGGCAACAACATCCTCAACTAATGAATCTCAAAATGCCAACAAAAGCTCCCTGGG CACCATACCATCGCTCGAGCCGCTCGAGAGCGATGTGACTCCCGTTATCACGCCAACACCTCCTGGCGAGGATGCTTCGAAGCCACCTGTAAATGTCTGGCACTCAACCGGTGAGAATCGCCAGTCCGATGGCCACTATAATGTAAATACCGAGGAGTATCCGGATTTGGGAAAGCGTCTGAAGAGGGCCAAGCAAGCGACGCCGCCGCTGCCGAATTTAGAGGACTTGGGTTCACGCTTTCGCGGTCGTCGCGAACCGCCGGTGCTGGCCAACTTTCTGCCAGAGGCAGTGCGTCCGCCATCGCCAACGGCATCGGTGGACAAGCAGCAGTCGGTGGCCAAATGGCTGGGTTCAGTGCGCCCGGGCGACAATCAAAAGATCACTTTGCTGCGAAAAGATTCTGCCCAGCGGGATCAGCGAAATCAGGAGGAGAACAAGGTGCTGCCTGGTCAGCAGAATAAGCCAGGCCAGAGTGCAGACAAGGCTTCAGTTAGTCCCTCAAAGGAGCAGCAGAAAACTGCGGGTAATCCTTTCAGGCAGCAGCAAAAGACTCAGGGAAAATCAGCTGGTAATACTGGAAAACCTCCTGGCAAACGCCTTCAGGAACAGCAGATGACTCCAGTCAGTCCAGCGAAGCAATCGAGGAAGTCTCCAGGCGAAAAGAGTCCTGTAAAGTCTTCGCAACATCAGAGGAGTCCTGtcaagcagcaggagcagccgaAGCAACCAAAGAGTCCAGCAAAGACAGCTCAGAAGGAAAGCCAATCCTCGATGCCAGTTGAAAGGGTTCCTGTTCCTAAAGAGGATAATGATGAGGACGTGGTGCCGCCGTCGCCAAACTGCCAGAGCGACAGGCGATTTCCGCGACccaacaacagcaaccagCGGCTGCAATCCTCGCCGGAGGAGCGTCAGCTGGCCAAGCGCAGCCTGCTGAACTCGAATGCCGAGGAGTTTCGTCCCCGGGAGCAGCGGGAGTCAGGCGGAGAATCGAATGAGCCACCAGAGCTTCTGGAGCAGCAGTCAGATGCCCAAGTCTTTCGCCGCAAACCCAGATTGAGC CGAAGACGGCGTCTCCAGCGATATCTGCGCTCCCTGAATGCGGACGGAGCTGCTCTGCCCAGCCGGACATCGAGTGTGGGACTGCTGCCGACGCCCGTGATGCCATCCAACTGCTACTACAGTGCCCCGCCTGTGGctcctccaccgccgccgcctccaccgccgcctcctccgccgcctcccGCAGTTCCAATTTGCTCCATCCAAGCGCATATGCCGCCTGAAACCATCAAGGTGAACCCCGGCTGCAATCCGCCGCCGCCGTTTATCTACTACAATCCGCAGTCGGGGAATATATACAACCACCCGGCGCCATCGCAAATTCCCATCGAGATCCAGAGCATCCAGGCCGCGCAGTCGGTTTTTCGGCTTGCCAGCCTCCCCTGCACTGGTGTGGGCACCCCCAGCACGGATTTGTCTACCGACTGGTCTCCcagccagctcctcctcccgTCCAGTATTTCCGGCCCGAGCCAGTGCCAGTTGTCCCATACGCTCAGTTCGCCAGCGTTGTTAGAGCAGCACAGCCAGGAGCAGTCAAGTTTTCGCCAGGACGAGGACCTGTTGTACAGCAGGCCGCTGTTGGATTTGGACCGAGAGGATACCCTGTCGGAGGAGCAGGAATCGGAATCGCAGGATTCCCAGGAGTCGCAGGAGCATTCGCTCGTCGACGCGCCAGACGCCGCTATCGTCGTTGATGAGCCGACAGAGCGTCACAAGTTATTCCGGGCGCCCAATCAGGAGCATCCCAAGCCCGATTTGAACTGCGTGCCGCTGAGCATCAAGAAGCTGCATCATCTGATCTCGTCGCAGTACTCGGACTACTCCTTTGTCTACGCTTTGTGTGCCCAGCTCAGCCAGGAGTGCGTGCCCATGGATTGCTATGTGTACCTCAAGATGGTGCTGCTGGCCAGCATCGTTTCGATCGAAACGGAGGAGGTGCGTCCACCGATCTCGCTGTGCATCATCGCCACCGACGGCCTGATGGCCCAGCGCCTGATGAGCCACGTGGGCCAGCTGGCGCCGCGCTTCCTGGGCGCCCACGACTACGGACTGCAGCCGACTTTTAGTGCCCTGCCCACGCGCTTCAACTGGGTGGTGGCCAGTCCGCTGCTGTTGGCCCAGCAGGGTGTCTACTATGCCGGCGACTGGACGCGACTGGCCAGGGAGCAGGGCGCCCAGCTGGAGAAGTGCCTCGAGAACGGAGCGGTGCCCGTGCCGCAGCTGCAGATCGATCAGCCCCTCGAGGCGGCCGTCTGGACGCACTGGCAGCCCGACAACTCCAGCAATCAGACGCAGGTCCTGGCCAAATTGTGCCC gATCTTTGGCCTGCCCATTTATATGGGCGATCAGGTGAGCGACAGCCTCTGGAACTTTCTGATCAACCAGCATACCGCCGAGGGACAGAATATGCCAAACGATGGCCTCAACATTCCCGACGAGGACATGCGCATGCTCATCCATCTGCTGCACCAGCGCAAGATCATCTTCAGCGATAAAGCTCAGCACATGCTGCAAAAGTACTATGTGATCTCCAGAAAGGAGCGACCAA CCGTCTTCTCCAGCAAGACGTACATTGTGATGAAGCAGTTCGCCGAGTCCTTTGCCAAGCTGGCCTTGCGTTTGGAGGTCCTCGAGTCGGACGTCTGCGTGGCGATCTTCCACTGCGAGCACTTCGTGCAGCGCATCTTCGGCGCCAAGGATCAGCTGGCTCCGCCGGCGGTGGTCACCTTCAGCGTGATCTCGCGCATCGATCCGTATATGAATGAGTTCGCCCGCTGGCTGCTGCAGTATCTGGATCGCTACGAGGACGAGGAACTGGGCCTGCAGGCGGCCAAACGGCGACGCACGGACAGCTGGGGAATGCCCTAA